From a region of the Castanea sativa cultivar Marrone di Chiusa Pesio chromosome 10, ASM4071231v1 genome:
- the LOC142614000 gene encoding bark storage protein A-like, whose product MITSKVLYLFLSALMLLSAQQANGYLSAKTRKMIAKANRDGPYLGLVIPNLFEMNPLLQSPNFTSSNLIIDFAGRRFRFGKIAKKEVILVMTGLGMINAGITTQLLLSFFKIEGVVHYGIAGNANPSLNIGDVAIPQYWGHTALWSWQRYGQGPEDELPLESNGDYTREIGYLKFANYTANVTDGSSYDNLLNNIWYQPEEVFPINGTPEQREHAFWVSVDPLYFEISKKLEGLVLEGCINSTTCLSTTPKVTTVHRGTSASIYLDNAAYRSFIYNKFNVSPVDMESASVALICLQQRTPFIIIRALSDLAGGGSANSNEADTFTSLATNNSVLVLLEFIKHLPN is encoded by the exons ATGATCACTTCGAAAGTTCTTTACTTATTTCTTTCTGCTCTCATGTTACTTAGCGCACAACAAGCAAATGGCTACTTATCAGCAAAGACACGAAAAATGATAGCTAAGGCAAACAGAGATGGCCCTTATTTGGGGTTGGTGATTCCAAACCTATTTGAAATGAACCCTCTTCTTCAGTCTCCAAACTTCACATCTAGCAACTTGATCATAGATTTTGCTG GAAGGAGATTTCGGTTTGGAAAGATTGCCAAAAAAGAAGTCATACTAGTCATGACAGGACTGGGCATG ATAAATGCAGGTATAACAACTCAGCTTTTATTGAGCTTTTTCAAGATAGAAGGAGTGGTGCATTATGGCATTGCTGGAAATGCAAATCCATCCCTCAATATAGGAGATGTGGCCATCCCTCAGTATTGGGGCCATACTGCTCTTTGGAGTTGGCAG AGGTATGGGCAAGGGCCAGAAGATGAGCTACCCCTCGAATCAAATGGAGACTACACAAGAGAAATTGGGTATTTAAAATTTGCAAACTATACAGCAAATGTCACAGATGGTAGTTCATATGATAACCTCTTGAACAACATTTGGTATCAGCCTGAGGAAGTTTTCCCCATAAATGGGACTCCTGAGCAAAGAGAGCATGCCTTTTGGGTCTCTGTTGATCCCCTCTACTTTGAAATCTCCAAAAAGCTAGAG GGCCTTGTACTAGAAGGCTGCATCAACTCAACGACATGCTTGTCCACGACACCAAAGGTGACCACAGTCCATAGAGGAACAAGTGCAAGCATTTACCTAGACAATGCTGCATACAGAAGCTTCATCTATAACAAATTCAATGTAAGCCCCGTGGACATGGAAAGTGCTTCCGTGGCATTGATATGTCTTCAACAAAGAACACCTTTCATTATTATTAGGGCTCTCTCAGACTTAGCTGGTGGAGGCTCTGCTAACTCAAATGAGGCTGACACTTTCACATCCCTTGCTACTAATAATTCAGTGCTGGTTCTTCTTGAATTTATCAAGCATTTGCCCAATTGA
- the LOC142614022 gene encoding protein NRT1/ PTR FAMILY 1.2-like, giving the protein MEHIVAEEKCMSSNENKRPHQAAKAKTGKGGFRTMPFIIVNESFEKVASYGLMPNMILYLIGSYNMKTASASSILLMWSAISNVMAIFGAFLSDSYLGRFRVISLGSISSLLGMTILWSTAMMPQLKPPSCDQSSQVCKSATAAQLALLLSSFGLISIGAGCVRPCSIAFGADQLDNKDNPSNERLLESFFNWYYTSIGVSTVLALTIIVYIQDQLGWKFGFGVPVILMIISTLIFLAGASLYVKVKPSKSLFTGFVQVLVVAFKNRKLSLPQSNSDQYCHSHDSNFLIPTDNLRCLNIACIIRDRERDLNPDGSALDSWSLCTIEKVESLKALLRVIPMWSTGIIMFLCMNQNSFSTLQAKSMDRHITKNFEIPAGSFTVFMVATLTIWVAFYDRVMVPLLAKYTGRPQGLSTKVRMGIGLLLACAALAVAAITESIRRRIAIEEGLVDSPGAVIDMSALWLVPQFALLGLAEAFNAIGQIEFYYSQLPKSMSSIAVAIFTLGTAVANLVGSLLVNIVDGVTSKDGNESWLSSNLNKGHLDYYYWLISVLGLINFIYFVACCWVYGPAENPKTRYSEDIQNDQFNYRELPSS; this is encoded by the exons ATGGAGCACATAGTGGCAGAGGAGAAGTGCATGAGTTCGAACGAAAACAAGCGACCCCATCAAGCTGCAAAAGCAAAGACCGGAAAGGGTGGTTTTAGAACCATGCCTTTCATCATAG TGAATGAGTCTTTTGAGAAGGTAGCGAGCTATGGGCTTATGCCTAACATGATACTTTACTTGATTGGGAGTTATAACATGAAAACAGCCAGTGCATCAAGCATTCTGTTAATGTGGTCAGCCATTTCCAATGTCATGGCCATTTTTGGTGCTTTCCTCTCTGATTCTTATTTGGGTCGGTTTCGGGTCATCTCACTCGGATCCATCTCTAGCCTTCTT GGGATGACTATTTTATGGTCGACTGCAATGATGCCACAGTTGAAACCTCCCTCCTGTGACCAGTCCAGCCAAGTATGCAAGTCTGCTACAGCAGCTCAGTTGGCTCTTCTGTTGTCTTCCTTTGGGCTAATATCCATTGGAGCTGGTTGTGTTAGACCATGTTCCATAGCCTTTGGTGCAGACCAATTGGACAACAAAGATAATCCCAGCAATGAGAGGCTACTGGAGAGCTTCTTCAATTGGTATTACACTTCGATTGGAGTATCAACAGTTCTTGCATTGACTATAATTGTGTACATTCAAGATCAATTGGGATGGAAATTTGGGTTTGGAGTGCCAGTAATTCTTATGATAATTTCTACTCTAATATTCCTAGCTGGAGCTTCTCTTTATGTGAAAGTGAAGCCTAGTAAGAGCTTGTTTACTGGGTTTGTTCAAGTTCTAGTGGTGGCATTCAAGAACAGAAAGCTTAGTCTCCCCCAAAGTAACTCTGATCAGTATTGCCACAGCCACGATTCGAACTTCCTTATCCCAACTGATAATTTAAG GTGTCTAAACATAGCTTGCATAATAAGGGATCGTGAGAGAGACCTGAATCCGGATGGGTCAGCTTTAGATTCATGGAGTCTATGCACAATAGAAAAAGTAGAGTCACTCAAAGCTCTCCTTAGGGTCATTCCCATGTGGTCCACAGGCATCATTATGTTTCTGTGCATGAACCAGAACTCATTTTCCACACTCCAAGCAAAATCCATGGATAGACATATcaccaaaaattttgaaattccaGCTGGATCCTTCACGGTGTTCATGGTTGCCACACTAACAATATGGGTTGCATTCTATGATCGCGTAATGGTTCCATTACTGGCAAAATACACGGGCCGGCCCCAAGGCCTCAGCACCAAAGTCCGGATGGGGATAGGATTGCTGCTTGCTTGTGCAGCATTGGCAGTGGCAGCAATAACAGAAAGCATAAGGAGGAGAATTGCAATTGAAGAAGGGCTTGTGGATTCACCAGGTGCTGTGATAGACATGTCAGCCTTGTGGCTAGTTCCACAATTTGCCTTGCTCGGATTAGCTGAGGCTTTCAATGCAATTGGACAGATAGAATTTTATTACTCTCAGCTCCCCAAAAGCATGTCTAGCATTGCAGTGGCGATTTTCACACTTGGGACTGCTGTGGCTAACTTGGTAGGAAGTCTTCTGGTGAATATTGTGGATGGAGTTACCAGCAAAGATGGGAATGAGAGCTGGTTGTCAAGTAATCTTAACAAGGGTCACTTAGATTATTATTACTGGCTAATAAGTGTCTTGggtttgattaattttatttattttgttgcttGTTGTTGGGTTTATGGACCTGCTGAGAACCCAAAAACTAGATATTCTGAGGACATACAAAACGACCAATTTAATTATAGGGAATTACCTTCATCTTAA
- the LOC142611618 gene encoding protein NRT1/ PTR FAMILY 1.2-like: MENPSDEKDVVKEPLLNTYKTKGGFKTLPFIIANEAFEGVASFGLMPNMILYLTREFGMQIASAANVLFLWSAATNFMPILGAYLADSYVGRYRMIGFGSIVSLLGMVLLWLTTMNSPAKISCSQSSSSCNFSTTFQLLHLYSSFGLMAIGAGGLRSSSLAFGADQIDKRDNIRNVAMLERFFSWYYVSKTASALIAVTFIVYVQDKMGWMVGFGIPALLMSLSVLSFFLASPFYIKLNSDSSLLTGFTQVLVASYKNRRMRLSSQATPEMYHHKNGSMLLLPSEKLRFLNKACIIKNPLQDLSPDGRATDPWSLCTVNQVEELKALIRVIPLWSAGIMMSVTISQNSFPVLQAASMDRHITPYFEIPAGSLSVFLVITITLWVILYDRVVLPLASKISGKPCRLNEKKRMGIGLIFSCMSMAAMAVAESVRRELAIEEGFSDDPQAVVSMSAMWLLPHYIFAGLGEAFNAIGQNEFYYSQLPKSMSSIATTLFGLGMSVASLVASFILSTVDNVTKKGGESWVSSNINKAHYDYYYWLLTCLCSANLMYFLFCSKAYGPCEGERSRGRVLDEGEG; encoded by the exons ATGGAAAATCCTTCAGATGAGAAAGATGTAGTCAAAGAGCCACTGTTAAACACTTACAAGACCAAGGGTGGCTTCAAAACCTTGCCTTTCATCATAG cTAATGAGGCATTTGAGGGTGTGGCAAGTTTTGGGCTAATGCCAAACATGATACTTTATTTGACAAGAGAGTTTGGTATGCAAATAGCCAGTGCAGCCAATGTGCTGTTCCTATGGTCTGCAGCAACCAATTTCATGCCGATTCTTGGTGCTTATCTCGCTGATTCTTATGTGGGTCGGTACCGGATGATCGGCTTTGGTTCCATCGTTAGCCTTTTG GGAATGGTTCTTTTGTGGTTAACAACCATGAATTCACCAGCAAAGATTTCATGCAGCCAAAGTAGTAGCAGTTGCAACTTCTCAACAACATTCCAACTTCTACACTTATATTCTTCTTTTGGGCTGATGGCTATAGGAGCTGGTGGCTTAAGGTCGTCCTCCTTGGCATTTGGTGCGGATCAGATAGACAAGAGAGACAACATAAGAAATGTGGCGATGTTAGAGAGATTTTTCAGCTGGTACTATGTTTCAAAAACTGCATCAGCACTCATTGCTGTGACTTTTATTGTGTATGTTCAAGATAAGATGGGATGGATGGTGGGTTTTGGAATCCCTGCCTTGCTTATGTCCTTGTCTGTCCTTTCATTCTTCTTGGCTTCTCCTTTCTACATCAAGTTGAATTCTGATTCAAGTTTGCTTACTGGATTCACTCAAGTTCTAGTAGCCTCTTATAAAAATAGGCGTATGCGATTATCATCCCAGGCCACACCTGAAATGTACCATCATAAAAATGGATCAATGCTCCTTTTGCCAAGTGAAAAACTAAG GTTTCTGAACAAAGCATGCATTATAAAAAATCCTCTACAAGACCTAAGCCCAGATGGAAGGGCTACAGATCCATGGAGTCTTTGTACAGTTAATCAAGTAGAAGAGCTAAAGGCATTAATTCGGGTAATCCCATTATGGTCAGCTGGAATCATGATGTCTGTAACTATCAGTCAGAACTCTTTTCCAGTACTCCAAGCAGCCTCCATGGACCGACACATAACTCCATACTTTGAAATTCCTGCAGGCTCCTTAAGTGTGTTTCTGGTTATAACTATAACACTTTGGGTTATTTTGTACGACCGCGTAGTTCTCCCTCTAGCATCAAAAATCAGTGGAAAACCATGCCGTCTCAAcgagaaaaaaagaatgggaaTTGGACTCATTTTTTCATGCATGTCAATGGCAGCAATGGCTGTTGCAGAGAGTGTTAGGCGGGAACTTGCAATTGAGGAAGGATTTTCTGATGATCCACAAGCCGTGGTGAGCATGTCAGCAATGTGGCTACTGCCTCATTATATCTTTGCCGGCTTGGGTGAGGCTTTCAATGCAATTGGGCAAAATGAGTTCTATTACTCTCAATTGCCTAAAAGCATGTCTAGTATAGCCACCACCCTTTTTGGATTAGGGATGTCTGTTGCAAGCTTAGTAGCAAGTTTTATACTGAGTACAGTTGATAATGTTACcaaaaaaggaggagaaagtTGGGTTTCAAGCAACATCAATAAGGCCCACTATGATTACTACTATTGGCTTCTAACTTGTTTGTGTTCGGCTAATCTCATGTATTTCCTTTTCTGTAGTAAGGCTTATGGTCCTTGTGAAGGAGAGAGAAGTAGGGGTAGGGTTTTAGATGAAGGAGAAGGGTAA
- the LOC142613649 gene encoding casein kinase 1-like protein 4, with protein MERIVGDKYKLGRKIGSGSFGEIFLATHIDTFEIVAVKIENQKTKHPQLLYEAKLYSVLQGGNGIANMKWCGVNGDDNVLVLDLLGPSLEDLFVYCGRKFSLKTVLMLAELMITRIEYVHAKGFLHRDIKPDNFLMGLGRKANVVYIIDFGLAKRFRDPTTNRHIPYKENKNLTGTARYASCNTHLGIEQSRRDDLESLGYVLLYFLRGSLPWQGLKAATKKQKYDKICEKKLSTRIEVLCKSHPVEFASYFHYCHSLTFDQRPDYGFLKRLFRDLFNREGYEFDNVFDWTILKYQQTQRTNMQAQSSPVTGATSSLAKPMDVDKHKGGKDAFYSAKATQPREPSKNTHQQVHVQFRSSEAQNLSASNMKEEHTVSNAAMPSTSSAMPRSFKSKFSKPDGQAETAYAGRGLGNGTGTSSSWMASLKRISSTK; from the exons ATGGAGAGGATCGTCGGAGATAAGTACAAATTAGGTCGCAAAATCGGTAGCGGATCGTTCGGTGAAATTTTTCTTG CTACACATATAGACACCTTTGAAATCGTGGCGGTTAAGATT GAAAACCAGAAGACGAAGCATCCGCAATTGCTTTATGAGGCCAAGTTGTATAGTGTTCTTCAAGGAGGAA ATGGAATTGCGAACATGAAATGGTGCGGGGTGAATGGAGATGATAACGTTCTTGTCCTTGACCTTCTTGGACCAAGTCTTGAAGATCTCTTTGTCTACTGTGGGAGGAAGTTTTCCTTGAAAACAGTCTTAATGTTGGCTGAGCTAATG ATTACGAGAATAGAGTATGTGCATGCTAAAGGATTTTTGCATAGAGACATTAAACCAGATAACTTCCTCATGGGTCTTGGCAGGAAAGCAAATGTG gtttatattattgattttggACTTGCAAAAAGATTTCGGGACCCCACGACAAATCGGCATATTCCTTACAA AGAGAACAAAAACTTAACAGGGACTGCACGTTATGCAAGTTGCAATACTCATTTGGGAATTG AACAGAGCCGTCGGGATGATTTGGAGTCACTGGGCTATGTTCTCCTGTACTTTTTAAGAGGAAG CCTTCCTTGGCAGGGTTTAAAGGCTGCCACAAAAAAGCAAAAGTATGACAAGATATGTGAGAAGAAGTTATCAACACGTATTGAG GTCCTTTGCAAGTCGCATCCTGTGGAGTTTGCATCATACTTCCATTATTGCCACTCATTGACATTTGATCAAAGGCCTGATTATGGATTCTTGAAGCGCCTGTTTCGTGACTTGTTTAATCGGGAAG GATATGAGTTTGATAATGTATTTGATTGGACCATTTTAAAATATCAGCAGACACAACGGACAAATATGCAAGCTCAATCATCT CCAGTTACTGGAGCCACAAGTAGTCTAGCAAAGCCCATGGATGTGGATAAGCATAAAG GAGGCAAGGATGCTTTTTATTCAGCCAAGGCTACCCAGCCTAGAGAACCAAGTAAAAACACTCATCAACAGGTTCATGTGCAGTTTAGATCATCAGAAGCTCAGAATTTGAGTGCTTCAAATATGAAGGAGGAACAT ACTGTGAGCAATGCAGCAATGCCATCTACTTCATCTGCTATGCCAAGATCCTTCAAAAGCAAATTTTCGAAACCTGATGGGCAGGCAGAAACTGCATATGCTGGTCGTGGGCTTGGGAATGGAACTGGTACTTCAAGCAGCTGGATGGCATCATTAAAACGAATTTCCTCGACCAAGTAA